The proteins below come from a single Cannabis sativa cultivar Pink pepper isolate KNU-18-1 chromosome 3, ASM2916894v1, whole genome shotgun sequence genomic window:
- the LOC115709322 gene encoding triose phosphate/phosphate translocator, non-green plastid, chloroplastic: MQSAAFTLSSSSLPLGKPRLSSNPTLLRPRFDPIRLSLKNNNDLATSNNVSVSSSLPRRSWSLSSSSSSSSAFKFRPWSSVPSDGEANRFEVRASPVPESAGEVAESSSLKKTLVLGLLFGLWYLFNIYFNIYNKQVLKVFHFPATVTLIQFAVGTVLVILMWGLNLYKRPKLTGAQLLAILPLAAVHTLGNLFTNMSLGKVAVSFTHTIKAMEPFFSVILSAMFLGEMPTIWVVGSLLPIVGGVALASVTEASFNWAGFWSAMASNLTNQSRNVLSKKVMIKKEDSMDNITLFSIITVMSFFLLAPATIFMEGVKFSPAYLQAAGLDVKLLCTRSLIAALCFHAYQQVSYMILQRVSPVTHSVGNCVKRVVVIVSSVIFFQSPVSLINSLGTGVALSGVFLYSRVKRIKPKPKTA; the protein is encoded by the exons atgcagAGCGCCGCATTTACTCTCTCCTCTTCTTCTCTCCCTCTTGGGAAGCCTCGACTCTCTTCCAACCCTACTCTTCTTCGGCCTAGGTTCGATCCTATACGCCTCTCTTTGAAGAATAATAACGATCTCGCCACTTCCAACAATGTCTCAGTGTCTTCTTCCTTGCCCCGCCGATCTTGGTCCCTTTCTTCGTCCTCGTCTTCGTCTTCGGCGTTTAAGTTCAGGCCGTGGAGTTCTGTTCCTTCCGATGGTGAAGCCAATCGTTTTGAGGTTAGGGCCAGTCCGGTGCCGGAGAGCGCTGGAGAAGTCGCTGAATCGAGTAGCTTGAAAAAAACTCTCGTGCTTGGGTTGTTATTTGGTCTGTGGTACCtcttcaatatttattttaacatcTACAATAAGCag GTCTTGAAGGTGTTTCATTTTCCAGCAACTGTGACACTAATTCAGTTTGCTGTTGGAACTGTACTTGTTATTCTCATGTGGGGTCTCAATCTCTATAAAAGACCGAAGCTTACTGGTGCCCAG CTTCTAGCAATATTACCACTGGCTGCGGTTCATACTTTGGGAAACCTTTTTACTAATATGAGTCTTGGAAAAGTGGCTGTTTCATTCACTCACACAATTAAAGCTATGGAGCCCTTCTTTTCAGTTATCCTTTCAGCCATGTTTTTAGGGGAG ATGCCTACTATTTGGGTGGTTGGTTCTTTGTTGCCAATTGTTGGTGGAGTGGCATTGGCATCAGTTACTGAGGCCTCTTTTAATTG GGCTGGATTTTGGAGTGCAATGGCTTCCAATTTGACCAATCAATCTCGTAATGTTCTTAGCAAGAAGGTCATGATTAAGAAAGAG GACTCCATGGACAACATTACTCTCTTCTCAATAATAACTGTGATGTCCTTCTTCTTGCTGGCCCCTGCGACTATTTTCATGGAGGGTGTCAAATTTTCACCAGCATACCTACAAGCTGCT GGATTAGACGTTAAACTTCTATGCACGAGGTCCCTTATTGCTGCTCTCTGCTTCCATGCTTATCAGCAG GTCTCTTATATGATATTGCAGAGGGTATCTCCTGTCACTCACTCAGTTGGAAATTGTGTGAAGCGGGTGGTGGTCATTGTGAGCTCTGTTATTTTCTTCCAATCACCCGTCTCGCTGATCAACTCCCTTG GCACTGGGGTGGCGCTCTCAGGAGTTTTCCTCTACTCGAGGGTGAAGCGCATTAAGCCAAAGCCCAAGACTGCTTGA
- the LOC115710037 gene encoding E3 ubiquitin-protein ligase BOI isoform X1 yields the protein MDMFGGDNSTSPLFPALVEENQLQYPPNAFPQLQLFADCDYTVGCNVGQMNHMANKHIASTDLPNHRRLPETDSNLVQQKNLISINNYFCQDKAGHSGSILNPNPVSTGLKLSYEEEEHNSSVTSASENLKAVLPVISSVNDNLKVEIDRQKEEFDQFIKAQEEKIFKGVMEMRQRQTVSFLNAVEKGVTRKLHEKETEVENMNRRNKELMDRIKQITVEVQTWHYKAKYNESVINFLKSNLQQVIAQGAIHVKEGCGDSEVDDAASYTNMNHLGSVGVSGSAVTGKPINCRACKVREVSILLLPCRHLCMCKDCEGFIDVCPVCNIVKTASVQVYMS from the exons at gGATATGTTTGGAGGTGATAATAGCACTAGTCCTTTGTTCCCTGCTTTGGTTGAGGAGAACCAGCTTCAGTATCCTCCCAATGCATTCCCTCAGCTGCAATTATTTGCAGATTGTGATT ATACAGTTGGCTGCAATGTTGGTCAGATGAACCATATGGCGAACAAGCATATAGCTTCAACAGACCTACCAAATCATAGAAGACTCCCAGAGACAGATTCCAATTTAGTACAACAAAAAAATCTGATATCTATTAATAATTACTTTTGTCAAGATAAAGCTGGTCACTCTGGAAGCATTTTGAACCCAAACCCTGTGTCGACCGGCCTTAAACTTTCATATGAGGAGGAAGAACACAACTCTTCTGTTACTTCAGCTAGTGAGAATTTAAAAGCTGTTCTCCCTGTTATTTCCTCAGTCAATGACAATCTGAAGGTCGAGATTGATCGGCAGAAAGAAGAATTTGACCAGTTCATTAAAGCTCAG GAAGAGAAGATCTTCAAGGGTGTAATGGAGATGAGGCAAAGACAGACAGTTTCCTTTCTAAACGCAGTTGAGAAAGGAGTTACCAGGAAGTTACATGAAAAGGAAACTGAAGTAGAAAACATGAATCGCAGGAACAAGGAACTAATGGACAGAATCAAGCAGATCACTGTGGAGGTTCAGACTTGGCACTACAAAGCAAAATACAACGAGTCTGTAATCAATTTCTTGAAGAGCAACCTACAGCAGGTGATAGCACAAGGTGCCATACATGTAAAGGAGGGCTGCGGGGACAGCGAGGTAGATGATGCAGCCTCTTACACAAACATGAATCATCTCGGCTCTGTGGGTGTCTCTGGATCTGCGGTTACTGGTAAACCGATCAACTGCAGAGCTTGCAAGGTTAGAGAAGTTTCAATCTTGTTGTTACCTTGTAGACACCTTTGTATGTGCAAAGATTGTGAAGGGTTTATTGATGTATGCCCTGTCTGCAACATAGTGAAGACTGCAAGTGTGCAAGTATACATGTCTTAA
- the LOC115710037 gene encoding E3 ubiquitin-protein ligase BOI isoform X2, giving the protein MFGGDNSTSPLFPALVEENQLQYPPNAFPQLQLFADCDYTVGCNVGQMNHMANKHIASTDLPNHRRLPETDSNLVQQKNLISINNYFCQDKAGHSGSILNPNPVSTGLKLSYEEEEHNSSVTSASENLKAVLPVISSVNDNLKVEIDRQKEEFDQFIKAQEEKIFKGVMEMRQRQTVSFLNAVEKGVTRKLHEKETEVENMNRRNKELMDRIKQITVEVQTWHYKAKYNESVINFLKSNLQQVIAQGAIHVKEGCGDSEVDDAASYTNMNHLGSVGVSGSAVTGKPINCRACKVREVSILLLPCRHLCMCKDCEGFIDVCPVCNIVKTASVQVYMS; this is encoded by the exons ATGTTTGGAGGTGATAATAGCACTAGTCCTTTGTTCCCTGCTTTGGTTGAGGAGAACCAGCTTCAGTATCCTCCCAATGCATTCCCTCAGCTGCAATTATTTGCAGATTGTGATT ATACAGTTGGCTGCAATGTTGGTCAGATGAACCATATGGCGAACAAGCATATAGCTTCAACAGACCTACCAAATCATAGAAGACTCCCAGAGACAGATTCCAATTTAGTACAACAAAAAAATCTGATATCTATTAATAATTACTTTTGTCAAGATAAAGCTGGTCACTCTGGAAGCATTTTGAACCCAAACCCTGTGTCGACCGGCCTTAAACTTTCATATGAGGAGGAAGAACACAACTCTTCTGTTACTTCAGCTAGTGAGAATTTAAAAGCTGTTCTCCCTGTTATTTCCTCAGTCAATGACAATCTGAAGGTCGAGATTGATCGGCAGAAAGAAGAATTTGACCAGTTCATTAAAGCTCAG GAAGAGAAGATCTTCAAGGGTGTAATGGAGATGAGGCAAAGACAGACAGTTTCCTTTCTAAACGCAGTTGAGAAAGGAGTTACCAGGAAGTTACATGAAAAGGAAACTGAAGTAGAAAACATGAATCGCAGGAACAAGGAACTAATGGACAGAATCAAGCAGATCACTGTGGAGGTTCAGACTTGGCACTACAAAGCAAAATACAACGAGTCTGTAATCAATTTCTTGAAGAGCAACCTACAGCAGGTGATAGCACAAGGTGCCATACATGTAAAGGAGGGCTGCGGGGACAGCGAGGTAGATGATGCAGCCTCTTACACAAACATGAATCATCTCGGCTCTGTGGGTGTCTCTGGATCTGCGGTTACTGGTAAACCGATCAACTGCAGAGCTTGCAAGGTTAGAGAAGTTTCAATCTTGTTGTTACCTTGTAGACACCTTTGTATGTGCAAAGATTGTGAAGGGTTTATTGATGTATGCCCTGTCTGCAACATAGTGAAGACTGCAAGTGTGCAAGTATACATGTCTTAA